From one Polynucleobacter sp. UK-FUSCHL-C3 genomic stretch:
- the leuC gene encoding 3-isopropylmalate dehydratase large subunit codes for MRTLYDKLWDEHVVHSEEDGTATLYIDRQLLHEVTSPQAFEGLSLATRPVWRTSANLAVSDHNVPTTDRSEGIADPVSKLQVDTLDQNCDRYGITQYKMNDLRQGIVHVIGPEQGATLPGMTVVCGDSHTSTHGAFGALAFGIGTSEVEHVLATQTLLMKKSKNMLVRVEGRLQPGSSAKDIVLAVIGKIGTAGGTGYTIEFAGETIRHLSMEGRMTICNMAIEAGARAGLVAVDEITIEYIQGRPYAPKGEALRLALQYWRGLHSDADAHFDQVVELRAEEIVPQLTWGTSPEMVLPISGRVPDPERERDPNKRQAMERALQYMGLEPNMPLDTIYVDKVFIGSCTNSRIEDLRAAAKVVERLGKKVASSVKQALVVPGSGLVKVQAEREGLDRVFKAAGFEWREPGCSMCLAMNADRLEPQERCASTSNRNFEGRQGAGGRTHLVSPAMAAAAAIEGHFVDIRKIA; via the coding sequence ATGCGTACGCTTTACGACAAACTATGGGATGAGCATGTGGTGCACTCGGAAGAGGATGGCACAGCGACTCTATACATTGACCGTCAACTACTGCACGAAGTAACCAGCCCACAGGCATTTGAGGGCTTGAGCTTGGCAACGCGCCCCGTGTGGCGAACCTCGGCCAACTTAGCGGTTTCTGATCACAATGTTCCAACGACCGATCGTAGCGAGGGTATTGCCGATCCCGTATCAAAACTGCAAGTGGATACCTTAGATCAAAACTGCGATCGTTATGGGATTACCCAATACAAGATGAACGATCTGCGCCAAGGTATTGTGCATGTCATTGGCCCTGAGCAGGGCGCTACCTTACCGGGTATGACCGTTGTGTGCGGTGATTCGCATACCAGTACGCATGGTGCTTTTGGTGCTCTCGCATTTGGGATTGGTACCTCGGAGGTGGAGCACGTACTAGCTACCCAAACTTTACTGATGAAGAAAAGCAAGAACATGTTGGTGCGAGTTGAAGGTCGTTTGCAACCTGGCTCCTCAGCAAAAGATATTGTCTTAGCGGTGATTGGGAAGATTGGTACCGCTGGTGGTACGGGTTACACCATCGAGTTTGCTGGTGAGACCATTCGTCATTTATCGATGGAAGGGCGTATGACCATCTGCAATATGGCGATTGAAGCGGGTGCGCGTGCCGGTCTTGTGGCGGTAGATGAGATCACCATTGAATACATTCAGGGACGCCCCTACGCTCCAAAAGGAGAGGCATTACGCCTTGCCTTGCAATACTGGAGAGGGCTGCATTCTGATGCCGATGCACACTTTGATCAAGTGGTTGAGTTGCGGGCTGAAGAGATTGTGCCGCAACTGACATGGGGCACATCGCCCGAGATGGTCTTGCCGATTAGCGGCAGGGTTCCTGATCCAGAGCGCGAGCGCGATCCCAACAAGCGCCAAGCGATGGAACGTGCCTTGCAATACATGGGCCTTGAACCCAATATGCCCTTAGATACTATTTATGTAGATAAGGTATTTATTGGCTCATGCACCAACAGTCGGATTGAAGATCTACGCGCTGCAGCTAAAGTGGTTGAGCGATTAGGCAAGAAAGTAGCCAGCAGCGTGAAGCAGGCCTTAGTGGTGCCTGGGTCTGGACTTGTCAAAGTGCAGGCAGAGCGTGAAGGATTAGATCGGGTCTTTAAAGCAGCTGGCTTTGAGTGGCGCGAGCCAGGTTGCTCGATGTGCTTAGCTATGAACGCTGATCGCTTGGAACCTCAAGAGCGTTGCGCTTCAACCTCAAACCGTAATTTCGAGGGTCGTCAGGGTGCAGGCGGTCGAACCCATTTGGTGAGTCCGGCAATGGCTGCTGCTGCTGCGATTGAAGGCCACTTTGTCGATATTCGGAAGATAGCCTAA
- the leuD gene encoding 3-isopropylmalate dehydratase small subunit, with the protein MDAFTVYKGLVAPLDRENVDTDAIIPKQFLKSIKKTGFGQNLFDELRYLDHGEPGQDCSKRPVNPDFVLNQTRYQGAGILLARKNFGCGSSREHAPWALSQFGFRAIIAPSFADIFFNNCFKNGLLPVVLTEQQVDHLFNETKAFPGYQLTIDLERQEVIAPDNQSYSFEVTPFRKYCLVNGLDDIGLTLRHADKIKTFEAERLLRMPWLATQLP; encoded by the coding sequence ATGGATGCATTTACAGTCTACAAGGGCTTAGTTGCCCCATTGGATCGAGAGAACGTCGATACCGATGCCATTATTCCGAAGCAGTTTCTGAAATCGATCAAGAAGACTGGATTTGGGCAGAACCTATTTGATGAATTACGCTATCTGGATCACGGTGAGCCGGGGCAAGATTGTTCTAAGCGCCCAGTAAACCCTGATTTTGTTCTGAACCAGACCCGCTATCAGGGCGCCGGTATTCTCTTGGCTCGTAAGAACTTTGGCTGCGGTAGCTCGCGTGAGCATGCCCCTTGGGCACTCTCGCAGTTTGGCTTTCGTGCCATTATTGCCCCCAGTTTTGCAGACATCTTCTTCAATAATTGCTTTAAGAATGGCCTATTGCCCGTCGTTCTGACCGAACAGCAAGTGGATCACCTCTTTAATGAGACCAAGGCCTTCCCTGGGTACCAGCTGACTATTGATCTTGAGCGTCAAGAGGTCATTGCTCCGGATAACCAAAGCTATTCGTTTGAAGTAACCCCCTTTAGAAAGTATTGCCTGGTCAATGGTCTAGACGATATTGGTCTGACCCTACGACATGCCGATAAAATAAAGACTTTTGAGGCAGAACGCTTATTGCGAATGCCATGGCTTGCAACCCAGCTACCCTAA
- the leuB gene encoding 3-isopropylmalate dehydrogenase, producing the protein MNIAVLPGDGIGPEIVAEAVKVLKALQLPLTMESAPVGGAAYDVAGHPLPPATLDLAKAADAILFGAVGDWKYDTLARELRPEQAILGLRKHLALFANFRPAICYKELTAASSLKPEIVGGLDILIVRELNGDIYFGSPKGIRNAPDGLFAGAREGFDTMRYSEPEIERIAHVAFEAARKRHRKVCSVDKSNVLETSQLWREVMTRIAKEYSDVELSHMYVDNAAMQLVKAPKSFDVIVTGNLFGDILSDEAAMLTGSIGMLPSASLDKNNKGLYEPSHGSAPDIAGKGIANPLATILSAAMMLRFSLNLPKEAERIETAVQKVLSQGLRTADIYTEGTQKVSTVQMGDAVVKALG; encoded by the coding sequence ATGAATATCGCAGTACTCCCGGGCGATGGTATCGGCCCGGAAATTGTGGCTGAGGCTGTTAAGGTTCTCAAAGCTCTTCAATTACCACTCACTATGGAATCCGCACCAGTCGGTGGGGCTGCATACGACGTGGCAGGCCATCCTTTGCCACCAGCAACCTTAGATTTAGCCAAAGCCGCCGATGCAATTTTGTTTGGTGCGGTGGGTGACTGGAAATATGACACCCTGGCACGTGAGCTGCGACCCGAGCAAGCAATTTTGGGATTACGCAAACACTTGGCTCTATTTGCTAACTTCCGACCCGCCATTTGTTATAAAGAACTCACTGCAGCATCGAGCCTAAAGCCCGAGATTGTGGGTGGATTGGATATCTTGATTGTGCGCGAGCTCAACGGCGATATCTATTTTGGTTCCCCCAAAGGAATCCGCAATGCACCCGATGGATTGTTTGCTGGTGCCCGTGAGGGCTTTGACACCATGCGCTATAGCGAACCCGAGATTGAGCGGATTGCGCATGTGGCATTTGAGGCAGCACGTAAGCGTCATCGCAAAGTATGCAGCGTCGATAAATCAAATGTGCTGGAGACCTCACAGCTCTGGCGCGAGGTGATGACCCGCATTGCCAAAGAGTACAGCGATGTTGAGCTCAGCCATATGTATGTCGATAACGCCGCGATGCAATTGGTCAAGGCACCAAAGTCCTTTGATGTGATCGTGACCGGTAATTTGTTTGGGGATATTTTGTCGGATGAGGCGGCGATGCTTACTGGCTCCATTGGCATGTTGCCATCTGCCTCCTTAGATAAGAACAATAAGGGCTTGTATGAACCCAGTCATGGCTCTGCACCCGATATCGCTGGCAAAGGGATTGCTAATCCTTTGGCTACGATTCTGTCGGCTGCAATGATGTTGCGTTTCTCACTAAATCTTCCAAAAGAAGCGGAGCGGATTGAGACCGCAGTGCAGAAGGTTTTGTCACAAGGCCTGCGAACCGCTGATATTTATACCGAAGGTACGCAAAAAGTATCGACTGTGCAGATGGGCGATGCAGTTGTAAAAGCATTAGGGTAG
- the gltA gene encoding citrate synthase: MIESNIKAKLSFSDGTPDIELPIYKGTQGPDVIDIRKLYGQTGKFTYDPGFLSTASCSSKITFIDGDKGELLYRGYPIEELATKCDFLEVCQLLIGGELPNAKQKTDFEDLVMHHTMVHEQMQFFLRGFRRDAHPMAVLTGLIGAMAAFYHDEIDYSEPKAREIAQIRLIAKMPTLVAMSYKYSIGQPFMYPDNSLSYTANFMRMMFATPCEPYKVNPVLVKALDRIFTLHADHEQNASTSTVRLAGSSGTNPFAAISAGIACLWGPAHGGANEACLEMLTSIQANGGVEKIGEFIAQVKDKNSNVRLMGFGHRVYKNFDPRAKLMRETCHEVLKELGLENDPLFKLAMTLEKIALEDDYFVGRKLYPNVDFYSGIVQRALGIPTEMFTCIFALARTVGWIAQWEEMITDPEYKIGRPRQLFAGATPRKVPAISERK, translated from the coding sequence ATGATTGAATCGAATATCAAAGCCAAGCTCTCGTTCTCGGACGGCACTCCCGATATCGAGTTACCAATTTACAAGGGCACACAAGGTCCAGATGTTATTGATATTCGGAAGTTGTATGGTCAGACCGGTAAGTTCACCTATGACCCAGGGTTCTTGTCTACGGCCTCTTGCAGTTCAAAGATTACCTTCATCGATGGCGATAAGGGCGAGTTACTCTATCGGGGCTACCCCATTGAAGAGCTTGCTACAAAATGCGACTTCTTAGAGGTCTGCCAACTCTTAATTGGTGGCGAACTCCCAAACGCTAAGCAAAAGACTGATTTTGAAGATCTGGTGATGCATCACACCATGGTGCATGAGCAAATGCAGTTCTTCCTGCGTGGCTTTCGACGCGATGCGCACCCAATGGCCGTATTAACGGGCTTGATTGGTGCAATGGCTGCGTTCTACCATGACGAAATTGATTACAGCGAACCAAAGGCGCGCGAGATTGCTCAGATCCGCTTAATTGCAAAGATGCCTACCTTGGTGGCGATGTCCTATAAGTATTCGATTGGACAGCCCTTTATGTATCCAGACAATAGTTTGTCTTACACCGCTAACTTTATGCGCATGATGTTTGCAACCCCATGCGAGCCATACAAAGTTAACCCAGTATTAGTAAAGGCCTTGGATCGCATCTTTACCTTACATGCAGATCACGAACAAAATGCATCCACCTCGACGGTTCGCTTAGCCGGCTCTTCGGGCACGAATCCATTTGCAGCAATTTCTGCTGGTATTGCCTGTCTCTGGGGCCCAGCCCACGGCGGTGCCAACGAAGCCTGCCTTGAGATGTTGACCTCGATTCAGGCAAATGGTGGGGTTGAGAAGATTGGTGAGTTTATTGCTCAAGTGAAAGATAAAAACTCGAATGTGCGCTTGATGGGTTTTGGTCATCGCGTTTATAAAAACTTCGATCCCCGCGCTAAGTTAATGCGCGAGACCTGTCATGAGGTATTAAAAGAGTTAGGTTTAGAGAACGATCCTCTGTTCAAGCTAGCCATGACCCTTGAGAAGATCGCCTTAGAAGATGATTACTTTGTGGGACGTAAGCTTTATCCCAATGTGGATTTCTACTCAGGAATCGTGCAACGTGCTCTTGGCATCCCCACAGAAATGTTCACCTGTATTTTTGCTTTGGCAAGAACCGTAGGCTGGATTGCCCAATGGGAAGAGATGATTACTGACCCCGAGTACAAGATCGGTCGCCCCCGCCAATTATTTGCCGGCGCAACGCCACGCAAGGTGCCAGCCATTTCTGAGCGAAAATAA